ACTCTGATATTCTGGAACTTGATATTCGGCCAAACCACTACCCTATGGGACATATTATCACTCCGAAGGAAATTATGGAAGCACAGGGATGGGGCCAGATGGAAACGTTCATTCCAGTCAGAATGAAGAGGTAGTTTAACGGTCAGTAACAATAAATACAACAAATCTGCCGCCAAAGTCCCACCAGGCTCATGCGGCTTCTAATAAAACAACTATACATTGTGTTTAAATCGTCTATTTTTGTTTCATCCACTAGCTGCATAAATATTATGCTCTCAACATGTGTTGAGTAGACAAAAATGATGTCGGCAGGACCTACTGGTTCCTTGGTGAAAAGCTATCTATGAAAAAATTGACTTAGAGATTCAAAACTAAACTTCAGAAAAGAACATGGGCACAAACAAAATAAATTTATCACCGAGGATGAATCATTCAACAGTAAATTCCTGTAGGCTAAAATTCATATAGTACCTGAACTGATATTTTTAAAATTTGAAAATATTTTTATTGACTCCTACGTTGAGTAATAGTTTAGACTATATGTAATAATACGTTATATTTTAATCTTAATATCAATAAGCTTCTTTAGAACTTCAAAATCTTGCGGTGTTCTTATTTCCACATTAAACGATCGCCCTTCTCTATACTGCTTTGCACTTAATATACTGTCTAAAATATTTTCTGGAAGTTCGCTTTTTTGAGCAGCAAATACTGCTTTCTCACCAAACACTAAAACACATGTAAAACAATTTATATTCGGGTATAAAAAAATGATATTTCTTTCCTCCTTGTTTGATATGAGTAGTATTTTTTTACACCAACCAACCTTCTGAGAATAAAACTTCCATTCCTCTTTTATTAAGCCATACTTTTCTATATACAGTTTCACATCATTCCACATTGCTACCGCTTTTTCTAAAACTCCAGACACTTCATTTCCGGATGGCAGCACGTATTTGTCGCAGAAAAAACTAAGTGACATAGGATCTCCTCCATTTTACTTTTATTTATCTCAATGTATTTCAGGTAATTTACCCATACGTATGAAATGCCCCTTCATGTTTGAACCCAGAACTGGCCTATTAATAAAAGCCATAGACTCAATTTCTATAGTTGATATTAACAATTTTATTATTCCGCTTTTTGGTGATTTTCTTCAAGTATATCTGCTAAACCCTTCGCACAAGATAGTCCTTTAACATGTTAGAATTGCAATTCCGGCAATTCCGCCTCTTTTAATTTTTCATTGAACCAGCCGAGATATTCTATGGCATTTTTTTCATGCCCACTCCAGGTTTTAAGAGTCTCAAGCCAATTGGTCATCAGCTTCTCATCCTCCACATGCTGCGATACATAATAACGTACAACCTCTTCCGCCTGCTTAAATTGATTCTGCTCCCTATAATGGCAAAGTAAGCGATTACAAAGCTTGCGATAGAGTACCGCCACATATTCCTGTGCAGAAAAACTCCAGATATAATCCCGCATACCGAACAAAGGCGTACTGTATGAAAAAAACAACGTAGTAATTTCCTCTATAGGCAGCGTAGGATAATTATTTTCCTTTTCTACCAGCAGTATCAGTTGTGCTAGGTCGGACAAAACTACTTCTGATTCTAGTATATAGCCATCATTTACTTTTTTTATGGTTACTGGCAGAGCAAGTTTCTTCAAAACTTGCTTTATCCGATAGATGGTATTATACAAGTTCTGAAGACTCCGCTCCTCGTCAACATCAGCCCAAAAAAGATCTAAAAGCTCCCACTTTGTTACATATCTGCCTTGGCGTGTCAGAAAATATGCAAATAACTCCTCTGATTTTCTGGTAGGCCATCCCACCACCTGTTGCTGTTGGTCACGAATTTCAAAGCAGCCAAAGCAGCGGACAGGGAAAATGACCTTTCCTGTCTCTGCGGCTTTTGGCGTAGTTTTTATAGCTACAACTTTATTAAGGCGCTTGAGAACCCGTACAAGGTCGTCATTTCCAATAGGCTTCATTAAATAATCAATGGCTTCTACTTCAAAAGCATTTAAGGCATATTGGGCATAGGCTGTAGTAAAAATTATTTGAATACCCATTTTTTTCTCAAGTAGTCTTCTTGCCAGTTCAATTCCATTCATCCTTGGCATTTCAATATCTAAAAATACCACCTCTGGTTGTATATCATCGAATGCCGCCAAGGCTTCCTCTGGAGTGGAAAACGCTCCCTTTACCTGAAAATCTTCAAAAGCCGATAGCTTTTTATGCATATACTTTAAGATATGCACTTCATCTTCTACAATCATTACTGAGAACAATCAACCCCCTCCTTTACCGGAAATTTTAGTGTTTCTTTGGGCAAAAAGAGGATACACCTGGTCCCCTTTTCAAGCTCTGAATCAATTAAAAAAGATGCTTTGGGAAACGACTCTACACGCTTGCGAATATTCTTTACCCCAACCCCTTTTCCAGTATCCCTATGCATCAAGTGGTATACCTGATCATCACTCATACCTACGCCATCATCCTCAACAACGATGCGAATAAACTCATCCCCTTCGGTTATTGTTAAAGACACCCTACCCTGTCCCACCTTATTGAAGAGTCCATGACGGATAGCGTTTTCTATTAGAGGTTGAATCAGCAAAGCAGGCATCATTATCTCTTCAATTCCCGAATCTATGTATGCATCATACCTAAGACGATCTCCAAATCTCAGTTTTTCTATCTCAACATAGGCCTTAATAATATCTAGCTCTTGTTGAAGCTGTAGCATGTGGCGGACTTTATCAACCTGAAAAATATACCTTAAATATTTGCTCAATATTGATAGCATCTCTGCAGCTCTTTCTCCATCTTCATGACACAGAGCAATGATATTGCTTAAAGCGTTATAAATAAAATGTGGTTTTATTTGGACTTGCAAAAAAGCAATTTCATTTTGAAGCGCTGTCTCCATAGCATCGGTCAATTGCAGCAAAACCTTTACACGGGATTGAATTTCTTGTGCTGTAAATGGCTTGGTGATATAGTCATTCGCCCCTGCCTGGTATGCTAATTCAATATCCTTTTCACTATCCCGAACAGTGGCAATAATAATGGGAAGCTTTATTACTGAATGAGTTTTTCTTATTCTTTGGGTCAACTCAATCCCGGACATACCCGGCATCATCATATCTACAATCATAAGGTCTATTCTATGCTTTTGCAGTAGCTTCAATGCTTCTTCACCCTGGTAAGCTATAAAAAGCTCAAATTCTTCATCCAGCATCAGGGATAATACTCGTATATTAGTAGGCTCATCATCTACCAGCAGTAGTTTTTTAAGGTTATGCATTTCCACTGGCCGGGGAACATGCCTATTCAAATCGTCCCTTTTTACAATTGCCTGTTCTGCAACATTACAACCATGATTGAGCTTTCCCTGGGGTAAGCGGACAGACAGAGTAGTTCCCTCTCCTATGATTGAATCCGAAATCCAGACCTCGCCATTCATTTTCCGAGCCAACTGTCTGCAAATATATAACCCCAATCCCATTCCATTATGCGAGTATTCATCGGGTAATGAACCATGATAGGAATCTTGAAATACTAATTCCCATTGTTCCACGGGAATCCCGGTGCCCGTATCCGAAAGTTCAAGAACCACATTTCCTTCCTCCAAGTTTGCTCGGGCCACTATCTCTCCTTTTGCTGTATGCTTGACAGCATTTATTGTGATATTATAAAGAATTTGTCTCAGACGATTTTCATCAGCCTCAACAAAAGTCATGGGCTTTACTCTATTTACAAACCTTAAAGCCTTCCCTTCAAGTTCAAAGGATAATAGCTGAAACACTACCTGTATAATTACGTATAAATCCACCGTCATAGTCTGAAGCTGTAAATCTTCATGGCGTAGTTTTATTACATCGATTAAATCATTAACCAAAAGCGATAGCTTCATAGAAGTATTTTGAATTAGGGATATATTATCTCTTTGTTTTTCTGTTAAATTAAATTCCTTTTCCTTCATTAAGTGAGAGGATATGTTAATAATTCCATGAAGAGGCGTTTTAATCTCATGGGATGTCCGTGCTAAGAACTCGTCCTTTATTTTATTGGATTTTTTCAATTCCTCAGATAAGGCCTGTACTTCATTCATTTTGTTGGTAAAACGTCTGGCCATTAGGGTGTTCAAGGATATTAAAAATCCCAACAGGCTTAATTTTCCTATCAAATTAGTATTGACATAGCCAGAATGATACAGCAAAGCCTCCAGAAATGTTACTGCAATAAACGTAACACATGCCACTACAGTACAAAATTCTCCTATAGGCATTTTTATGTCTTGTTTTTGAAGTAAGATATATATCAGACGAAATATAAGGGCAAACATAAGTATATTCATATAAACTGACATATAACTCTTAAAATTTATATAAAAGTAGCACGGTGTTGTAATCACGCAAATTAGATATATCATAACAGGCAGCATCACAACGGCAGCAGTCTTTTTGTTGACAGTCGCAGGCTCTAGAGACTGAACAAATAATACTAAAATAATAAAACTTGAAAAGATACAAAAATCTTGAAGCTTATATGCTATATCGAAAGGAATATTGTACAGAATCCTCATAAAAAGCTTTTCTCCACTGGTTATAATGACAAAAGACATCAAGACCATATATATTCCGCTATACAGGTATGTAGAGTCCTTATCCCTCATCTGATACATTTGGAGATGATAAATACCAAACAGTAGAAATAAAAAAAAGCCTGCCATCTCAATACCAAAGGAAAGATAGGATTTCATCTCCATGGACTGATCCCCACCCAATAGGATAGGATGAACAATTCCACCGCTGTAATATGTTTGGTTTGATACCTGAAGTACAATGTCCAACTGATTTGTCGGCTCTATATATATCAAATATGGCGTGTTTTTAGCTTTATAATTTGAATAATCCTTGGCAGGTAGACCCATTTCCTTTACTAACAACCCATTAATGTAAAGCCTATGTGCCATCCAAATATTTTGTACCTTTAGCGCCATACGTCCGGTCTCAGGGTGTAATTTTATTGAAAGATGATAGGTACCACTCCCTTTTAATGGCTGTATGTATGATTTTTCTGTTGCCCAACTACCGGGAACCTTTATTAGATAGGCCTCTGCAGAGGACAGTTCTTTAGGCCCCAGGAGCTTTTCCGGATAAAAACTCCATTTACCATTTAAAAAAGCTATCCCATCCTCTTTGAAATTCCAATTTGACAGATCCATTTGCCCCTTTACCGCCTCGGGAGATTTCTTGGTTGGGAGTGTAATATAATAGAGAGCTAATAACATTAAGATAACACTCACTGTTATAAATAAGCTAAACAACCTTTTGGCATTTATCTGCTTCTTCAACATTATTCCGCACCTTTTTTAGAATATTACTTATATTGTATCAAAACTTCTCCCAAAAATCTCTTAAAGTCAAAGAGAACATACTCAAAAGGGAGACAGATTCTGCATCACAAAGAACCATCTCCCTCTCTCTTATTAAATTAAATCAATCCCGATTTCTGTAAAAGTTTTCTGATAAGAGCAGTGGCTTCAGCCCTTGTCATTCTCTTTTCAGGAGCAATGAGTGTACCACTTTTCCCTGAGGAAACTTCAGCCTTTACACATACTGCTATACTTTCCCTTGCCCATGCTGAAGCTTTCCCAGCATCCACGAATTTTTCTAAAATCCCGGCTGCTTCATTATCCGTGATATTAGTATCCATTCCAGCAAGCTTCATTGCTTTAGTTATCATCACAATCGCCTGCTCACGGGTTACCTTATCTGATGGTCTGAATTT
This region of Clostridium sp. BNL1100 genomic DNA includes:
- a CDS encoding ATP-binding protein yields the protein MDLSNWNFKEDGIAFLNGKWSFYPEKLLGPKELSSAEAYLIKVPGSWATEKSYIQPLKGSGTYHLSIKLHPETGRMALKVQNIWMAHRLYINGLLVKEMGLPAKDYSNYKAKNTPYLIYIEPTNQLDIVLQVSNQTYYSGGIVHPILLGGDQSMEMKSYLSFGIEMAGFFLFLLFGIYHLQMYQMRDKDSTYLYSGIYMVLMSFVIITSGEKLFMRILYNIPFDIAYKLQDFCIFSSFIILVLFVQSLEPATVNKKTAAVVMLPVMIYLICVITTPCYFYINFKSYMSVYMNILMFALIFRLIYILLQKQDIKMPIGEFCTVVACVTFIAVTFLEALLYHSGYVNTNLIGKLSLLGFLISLNTLMARRFTNKMNEVQALSEELKKSNKIKDEFLARTSHEIKTPLHGIINISSHLMKEKEFNLTEKQRDNISLIQNTSMKLSLLVNDLIDVIKLRHEDLQLQTMTVDLYVIIQVVFQLLSFELEGKALRFVNRVKPMTFVEADENRLRQILYNITINAVKHTAKGEIVARANLEEGNVVLELSDTGTGIPVEQWELVFQDSYHGSLPDEYSHNGMGLGLYICRQLARKMNGEVWISDSIIGEGTTLSVRLPQGKLNHGCNVAEQAIVKRDDLNRHVPRPVEMHNLKKLLLVDDEPTNIRVLSLMLDEEFELFIAYQGEEALKLLQKHRIDLMIVDMMMPGMSGIELTQRIRKTHSVIKLPIIIATVRDSEKDIELAYQAGANDYITKPFTAQEIQSRVKVLLQLTDAMETALQNEIAFLQVQIKPHFIYNALSNIIALCHEDGERAAEMLSILSKYLRYIFQVDKVRHMLQLQQELDIIKAYVEIEKLRFGDRLRYDAYIDSGIEEIMMPALLIQPLIENAIRHGLFNKVGQGRVSLTITEGDEFIRIVVEDDGVGMSDDQVYHLMHRDTGKGVGVKNIRKRVESFPKASFLIDSELEKGTRCILFLPKETLKFPVKEGVDCSQ
- a CDS encoding DUF3788 family protein, whose translation is MSLSFFCDKYVLPSGNEVSGVLEKAVAMWNDVKLYIEKYGLIKEEWKFYSQKVGWCKKILLISNKEERNIIFLYPNINCFTCVLVFGEKAVFAAQKSELPENILDSILSAKQYREGRSFNVEIRTPQDFEVLKKLIDIKIKI
- a CDS encoding response regulator, whose amino-acid sequence is MFSVMIVEDEVHILKYMHKKLSAFEDFQVKGAFSTPEEALAAFDDIQPEVVFLDIEMPRMNGIELARRLLEKKMGIQIIFTTAYAQYALNAFEVEAIDYLMKPIGNDDLVRVLKRLNKVVAIKTTPKAAETGKVIFPVRCFGCFEIRDQQQQVVGWPTRKSEELFAYFLTRQGRYVTKWELLDLFWADVDEERSLQNLYNTIYRIKQVLKKLALPVTIKKVNDGYILESEVVLSDLAQLILLVEKENNYPTLPIEEITTLFFSYSTPLFGMRDYIWSFSAQEYVAVLYRKLCNRLLCHYREQNQFKQAEEVVRYYVSQHVEDEKLMTNWLETLKTWSGHEKNAIEYLGWFNEKLKEAELPELQF